In Helicobacter pylori, a single genomic region encodes these proteins:
- a CDS encoding outer membrane protein → MKLTMQEIKLRTLLKMLVGASLLTHALVAKEESAAPSWTKNLYMGFNYQTGSINLMTNIHEVREVTNYQTGYTNIITSVNSVKKLTNMGSNGIGLVMGYNHFFHPDKILGLRYFAFLDWQGYGMRYPKGYYGGNNMITYGVGVDAVWNFFQGSFYQDDISVDIGVFGGIAIAGNSWYIGSKGQELLGITNSSAVDNTSFQFLFNFGLKALFVDEHEFEIGFKFPTINNKYYTTDALKVQMRRVFAFYVGYNYHF, encoded by the coding sequence ATGAAACTTACTATGCAGGAGATAAAATTGAGAACCTTGTTAAAAATGTTAGTTGGCGCAAGCTTGCTGACACACGCCTTAGTAGCTAAAGAAGAAAGTGCAGCGCCTTCTTGGACAAAAAATTTGTATATGGGATTCAATTACCAAACAGGTTCTATCAATTTAATGACTAATATCCATGAAGTTAGAGAAGTTACTAACTATCAAACCGGTTACACCAATATCATAACTAGCGTTAATAGCGTTAAAAAACTCACCAACATGGGATCTAATGGGATTGGATTAGTCATGGGCTATAACCACTTTTTCCATCCGGATAAAATCTTGGGCTTGCGCTATTTTGCTTTTTTAGATTGGCAAGGCTATGGCATGAGATACCCTAAAGGTTATTATGGCGGCAATAACATGATCACTTATGGCGTGGGCGTGGATGCGGTGTGGAATTTCTTCCAAGGGAGTTTCTATCAAGATGATATTAGCGTGGATATTGGCGTTTTTGGGGGGATTGCGATTGCGGGGAATAGCTGGTATATTGGCAGTAAAGGGCAGGAATTGTTAGGCATCACTAATAGCAGTGCGGTTGATAACACCTCTTTTCAATTCCTCTTTAACTTTGGCCTCAAGGCTTTGTTTGTAGATGAACATGAATTTGAAATCGGGTTTAAATTCCCCACCATTAATAACAAATACTACACTACTGATGCACTCAAGGTTCAAATGCGTAGGGTCTTTGCCTTTTATGTGGGGTATAATTACCACTTCTAA
- a CDS encoding nuclease NucT (membrane-associated cation-independent thermostable nuclease; preferentially cleaves ss-DNA; involved in DNA transformation), protein MFNKFKKIVGVGVLVGCLGVLQAKNSLFVLPYEQREALNALVSGISNARESVKIAIYSFTHRDIARAIKSVASRGIKVQIIYDYESNHNNKQSTIGYLDKYPNTKVCLLKGLKAKNGNYYGIMHQKVAIIDDKIVFLGSANWSKNAFENNYEVLLKTDDTETILKAKSYYQKMLGSCVGF, encoded by the coding sequence ATGTTCAACAAGTTTAAAAAAATCGTTGGCGTGGGTGTGTTAGTGGGCTGTTTAGGGGTTTTGCAAGCTAAAAACAGCTTATTTGTCTTACCTTATGAGCAAAGAGAGGCTTTGAATGCTTTAGTTTCTGGCATTAGTAACGCTAGAGAGAGCGTGAAAATCGCTATTTATAGTTTCACGCACAGAGATATTGCAAGAGCCATTAAAAGCGTAGCGAGTAGGGGGATTAAGGTGCAAATCATTTATGATTATGAAAGCAATCATAATAACAAGCAATCCACTATTGGCTATTTAGACAAATACCCTAACACGAAAGTGTGCTTATTGAAAGGGCTTAAGGCTAAAAACGGGAATTATTACGGCATCATGCACCAAAAAGTGGCGATCATTGATGATAAGATCGTGTTTTTAGGCTCAGCGAATTGGAGCAAAAACGCTTTTGAAAACAATTATGAAGTGCTTTTAAAAACCGATGACACAGAGACAATTCTCAAAGCCAAGAGTTACTATCAAAAGATGTTAGGGAGTTGCGTTGGGTTTTAA
- a CDS encoding guanylate kinase, which produces MHNDFNLLILSGPSGAGKSTLTKYLQEKIPKTHFSLSTTTRKPREGEVDGLHYNFVSEEEFKQGIEKGQFLEWAIVHNHYYGTSKIPVEKALKEGKIVIFDIDVQGHEILKKHYPNACSVFISTKNQEILKERLLLRGTDSKETIEKRLINAYKEMQCLESFDYLIINEDLEKSKEIILSIAKTLVYRLKAFNFEKICKAWKNESL; this is translated from the coding sequence ATGCATAATGATTTTAATTTACTCATCCTTTCAGGCCCTAGCGGAGCGGGTAAAAGCACCCTTACAAAGTATTTGCAAGAAAAAATCCCAAAAACCCATTTTTCCCTTTCCACCACCACACGAAAGCCTAGAGAGGGCGAAGTTGATGGCTTGCATTATAATTTTGTCAGCGAAGAAGAATTCAAACAAGGCATAGAAAAAGGGCAGTTTTTAGAATGGGCGATCGTGCATAACCACTACTATGGCACTTCTAAAATCCCTGTAGAAAAAGCCTTAAAAGAAGGCAAAATCGTCATTTTTGACATTGATGTGCAAGGGCATGAGATCCTTAAAAAGCATTACCCTAACGCATGCTCAGTGTTCATTAGCACCAAAAACCAAGAAATTTTAAAAGAGCGCTTGCTTTTAAGGGGGACAGATTCTAAAGAGACGATAGAAAAACGCTTGATCAACGCTTATAAGGAAATGCAGTGCTTGGAAAGCTTTGATTACCTCATCATCAATGAAGATTTAGAAAAATCCAAAGAAATCATCTTAAGCATCGCAAAAACTTTAGTCTATCGCTTAAAAGCGTTTAATTTTGAAAAAATATGCAAGGCCTGGAAAAACGAATCCTTATAA
- the tatA gene encoding twin-arginine translocase TatA/TatE family subunit, with translation MGGFTSIWHWVIVLLVIVLLFGAKKIPELAKGLGSGIKNFKKAVKDDEEEAKNEPKTLDAQATQTKVHETSEIKSKQES, from the coding sequence ATGGGCGGATTCACAAGCATATGGCATTGGGTCATTGTTTTATTGGTGATTGTATTGTTGTTTGGGGCTAAAAAGATCCCAGAGTTGGCTAAAGGTTTGGGCAGTGGGATTAAGAATTTCAAAAAAGCCGTGAAAGACGATGAAGAAGAGGCTAAAAACGAGCCAAAAACCCTAGACGCTCAAGCAACGCAAACCAAAGTGCATGAAACTAGCGAGATTAAAAGCAAACAAGAAAGTTAA
- a CDS encoding arginine--tRNA ligase: MHTLIKGVLEEILEVEVIIEYPKDREYGHYATPIAFNLAKVFKKSPLVIAEELALKISTHKKTQGFFDSVVACKGYINFTLSLDFLERFTQKALELKEQFGSQIKSERSQKIFLEFVSANPTGPLHIGHARGAVFGDSLAKIARFLGHEVLCEYYVNDMGSQIRLLGLSVWLAYREHVLKESVTYPEVFYKGEYIIEIAKKASNDLEPSLFKENEETIIEVLSGYAKDLMLLEIKDNLDALGIYFDSYASEKEIFKHKDAVFERLEKANALYEKDSKIWLKSSLYQDESDRVLIKEDKSYTYLTGDVVYHDEKFKQDYTKYINIWGADHHGYIARVKASLEFLGYDSNKLEVLLAQMVRLLKDNEPYKMSKRAGNFILIKDVIDDVGKDALRFIFLSKRLDTHLEFDVNTLKKQDSSNPIYYIHYANSRIHTMLEKSPFSKEEVLQTPLKNLNAEEKYLLFSALSLPKAIESSFEEYGLQKMCEYAKTLASEFHRFYNAGKILDTPKAKELLKICLMVSLSLTNAFKLLGIEIKTKISAKD, from the coding sequence ATGCACACTCTCATTAAGGGCGTTTTAGAAGAGATTTTAGAAGTTGAAGTCATTATTGAATACCCTAAAGACAGAGAGTATGGGCATTACGCTACGCCCATTGCTTTCAATCTCGCCAAAGTTTTTAAAAAATCGCCCCTAGTTATCGCTGAAGAGTTAGCCCTTAAAATCAGCACGCACAAAAAAACTCAAGGGTTTTTTGACAGCGTAGTGGCTTGCAAGGGCTATATCAATTTCACGCTTTCTTTAGATTTTTTAGAGCGTTTCACCCAAAAGGCTTTAGAATTAAAAGAACAATTTGGCTCTCAAATTAAAAGCGAGCGTTCTCAAAAAATCTTTTTAGAATTTGTGAGCGCTAACCCCACAGGGCCTTTACACATAGGGCATGCTAGAGGGGCGGTGTTTGGCGATAGTTTGGCTAAAATCGCTCGTTTTTTAGGGCATGAAGTTTTGTGCGAATATTATGTTAATGACATGGGATCTCAAATCCGCTTGTTAGGGCTTTCTGTATGGCTCGCTTACAGAGAGCATGTTTTAAAAGAAAGCGTAACTTATCCGGAAGTCTTTTACAAGGGCGAATACATCATTGAAATCGCCAAAAAGGCAAGTAACGATTTAGAGCCAAGCCTTTTTAAAGAAAACGAAGAAACTATCATTGAAGTTTTGAGCGGCTATGCTAAAGATCTAATGCTTTTAGAAATTAAAGATAATTTAGACGCTTTAGGCATTTATTTTGATTCCTATGCGAGCGAAAAAGAAATTTTTAAACATAAAGATGCGGTGTTTGAACGATTAGAAAAAGCGAACGCCCTTTATGAAAAGGATTCTAAAATCTGGCTCAAATCTTCACTCTACCAAGATGAAAGCGATCGGGTGCTCATTAAAGAAGATAAGAGCTACACTTATCTAACCGGCGATGTTGTCTATCATGATGAAAAATTCAAGCAAGATTATACCAAATACATCAACATTTGGGGGGCAGACCACCACGGCTATATCGCTAGAGTGAAAGCCAGCCTTGAGTTTTTGGGCTATGATTCCAACAAGCTTGAAGTCTTACTCGCTCAAATGGTGCGCTTGCTCAAAGATAACGAGCCTTACAAGATGAGTAAAAGAGCGGGTAATTTTATTTTGATTAAAGATGTGATTGATGATGTGGGTAAGGACGCTTTGAGGTTTATTTTTTTGAGCAAACGGCTTGATACCCATTTAGAATTTGATGTCAATACTTTAAAAAAGCAAGACAGCTCAAACCCTATTTACTATATCCATTACGCTAATTCACGCATCCACACCATGCTAGAAAAATCCCCCTTTTCTAAAGAAGAGGTTTTGCAAACCCCTTTAAAAAATTTAAACGCTGAAGAAAAGTACCTGCTTTTTAGTGCTTTAAGCTTGCCTAAAGCAATTGAATCCTCTTTTGAAGAATACGGCTTGCAAAAAATGTGCGAATACGCAAAAACCCTCGCCTCAGAATTCCACCGCTTCTATAACGCTGGCAAAATCTTAGACACCCCTAAAGCGAAAGAGCTTTTAAAAATTTGTTTAATGGTGAGCTTGAGTTTGACTAACGCTTTCAAACTTTTAGGCATAGAAATCAAAACCAAAATTTCCGCTAAAGATTGA
- the hugZ gene encoding HugZ family heme oxygenase, with translation MLNRIIEHMNANHVEDMKGLLKKFGQVHHAENVAFKSVDPQGIVIGYNHNQTLRIEFNHEVKDPKDYKNAIIELCQSVEKTHDLKGVEEEVKAFRKDFDSVCLATLHPNGHVVCSYAPLMTDGKQYYIYVSEVAEHFAGLKNNPHNVEVMFLEDESKAKSAILRKRLRYKTNARFIERGAEFDKAFDSFIEKTGGAGGIKTIRTMQDFHLIALDFKEGRFVKGFGQAYDILGDKIAYVGGKGNPHNFAHKK, from the coding sequence TTGCTTAATCGTATTATAGAACACATGAACGCCAACCATGTAGAAGACATGAAAGGTCTATTGAAAAAATTCGGGCAAGTCCATCACGCCGAAAATGTCGCCTTTAAAAGCGTGGATCCTCAAGGCATTGTGATTGGTTATAACCACAATCAAACCTTAAGGATTGAATTTAACCACGAAGTTAAAGACCCCAAAGACTATAAAAATGCGATCATTGAATTGTGCCAAAGCGTGGAAAAAACCCATGATCTAAAAGGCGTGGAAGAAGAAGTTAAAGCCTTTAGAAAAGACTTTGATTCCGTTTGTTTAGCGACCTTACACCCTAATGGGCATGTGGTATGCTCTTATGCGCCTTTAATGACAGATGGCAAACAATACTACATTTATGTGAGCGAAGTGGCTGAACATTTTGCCGGCCTTAAAAACAACCCCCACAATGTGGAAGTGATGTTTTTAGAAGACGAGAGCAAGGCTAAATCAGCTATTTTGAGGAAACGCTTGCGTTATAAAACCAACGCTCGTTTTATTGAAAGAGGGGCGGAGTTTGACAAAGCGTTTGATTCTTTCATTGAAAAAACCGGTGGTGCTGGGGGCATTAAAACTATTCGCACCATGCAAGATTTCCATTTGATCGCATTGGATTTCAAAGAAGGGCGTTTTGTGAAAGGCTTTGGTCAGGCTTATGATATTTTAGGCGACAAAATCGCTTATGTTGGGGGTAAAGGCAACCCACACAATTTCGCTCACAAGAAATAA
- a CDS encoding YbfB/YjiJ family MFS transporter: protein MRVFVCFLGVFVSNGLARFGYVVLIPLLILSGSLTPHQSFQLGIAVLMGYVFGSFLIQFLSPLMSLESIAKISFGLIALSFLVCYFDSIPFFWLWIWRFIAGVASSALMILVAPLSLPYVKEHKKALVGGLIFSAVGIGSVFSGFVLPWISSYNIKWAWIFLGGSCLIAFILSLVGLKTRSLRKKSVKKEESAFKIPFHLWLLLISCALNAIGFLPHTLFWVDYLIRHLNISPTIAGTSWAFFGFGATLGSLISGPMAQKLGAKNANIFILILKSIACFLPIFFHQISLLNLSIFVMGAATTANINLFSMMALKIAGAKHFAQASSWVVFSFGIFQALFSYLFTIFLGDLGYVLIFVICGVCLVLSFIVLFPIKMQTATNK, encoded by the coding sequence ATGCGCGTGTTTGTTTGCTTTTTAGGGGTTTTTGTGTCTAACGGCTTGGCTCGTTTTGGCTATGTGGTTTTAATCCCCCTACTCATTTTATCAGGGAGTTTAACCCCACACCAAAGCTTCCAACTGGGTATTGCGGTGTTAATGGGCTATGTTTTTGGGAGTTTTTTAATCCAATTTTTAAGCCCGTTAATGTCATTAGAAAGCATCGCTAAAATCAGTTTTGGCTTAATCGCTTTGAGTTTTTTAGTCTGTTATTTTGATAGTATCCCTTTCTTTTGGCTTTGGATCTGGCGTTTTATCGCCGGTGTGGCCAGCAGTGCGTTAATGATTTTAGTCGCTCCTCTCTCTTTACCCTATGTCAAAGAACATAAAAAAGCCTTAGTGGGAGGGCTTATTTTTAGCGCTGTAGGCATTGGATCTGTCTTTAGCGGGTTTGTTCTGCCATGGATTAGCTCTTATAACATCAAATGGGCATGGATTTTTTTAGGGGGCAGTTGTTTGATAGCCTTTATCCTTTCCTTGGTGGGGTTAAAAACCCGTTCTTTAAGGAAAAAATCCGTTAAAAAAGAAGAAAGCGCATTTAAAATCCCCTTTCATTTGTGGTTATTGCTCATTTCTTGCGCGCTCAATGCGATTGGTTTTTTACCGCACACGCTTTTTTGGGTGGATTATTTGATCCGTCATTTAAATATCTCCCCCACTATCGCTGGAACTTCATGGGCGTTTTTTGGTTTTGGCGCTACGCTTGGCTCTTTAATCAGCGGCCCCATGGCTCAAAAACTAGGGGCTAAAAACGCCAATATCTTTATCCTTATTTTAAAATCTATCGCATGCTTTTTACCCATTTTTTTCCACCAAATCTCTTTACTCAATTTGAGCATCTTTGTAATGGGAGCGGCCACAACCGCCAATATCAATTTATTCAGCATGATGGCTTTAAAAATTGCAGGCGCGAAGCATTTCGCTCAAGCGTCTTCGTGGGTGGTGTTTTCTTTTGGCATTTTCCAAGCGCTTTTCTCGTATCTTTTTACGATCTTTTTAGGGGATTTGGGCTATGTTTTGATTTTTGTTATTTGTGGGGTGTGTTTGGTTTTAAGCTTCATCGTTCTTTTCCCCATTAAAATGCAAACAGCTACCAATAAATAG
- a CDS encoding GTP-binding protein, producing the protein MPKIPITLITGFLGSGKTSFLSEYLNQIDHQGVALIINEIGQAALDQRILSVQYCGEKMLYLNAGCVCCNKRLDLVESLKATINNYEWRGEILKRIIIETTGLANPAPILWTILSDTFLGAHFEIQSMVACVDALNAREHLTNNEAREQIVFADSVLLTKTDLQNDSAALIKLKERLWAINPSTEIFDKKNIDYESFFSRKNRAHRVILPTKDSHSQGFETLSINFEGAMEWSAFGIWLSLLLHKYGTQILRIKGIIDIGSDLLVSINGVMHVIYPPKHILKDQNGSNLVFIMRHLEREKILNSLKGFKDFLGIKGFETP; encoded by the coding sequence ATGCCCAAAATCCCTATCACGCTCATCACAGGTTTTTTAGGCAGCGGTAAAACGAGTTTTTTGAGCGAATATTTAAACCAAATAGATCACCAAGGCGTCGCTCTTATCATCAATGAAATCGGTCAAGCCGCCTTGGATCAACGCATCTTAAGCGTTCAATATTGCGGTGAAAAAATGCTCTATCTTAACGCAGGGTGCGTGTGTTGCAACAAACGCTTAGATTTAGTGGAGTCTCTAAAAGCCACGATCAACAACTATGAATGGCGCGGCGAAATTTTAAAGCGCATCATCATTGAAACCACCGGTTTAGCCAACCCGGCGCCGATTTTATGGACGATTTTGAGCGACACTTTTTTAGGGGCGCATTTTGAAATTCAAAGCATGGTGGCTTGCGTGGATGCATTGAACGCTAGAGAGCATTTAACCAACAATGAAGCTAGAGAGCAAATCGTTTTTGCTGATAGCGTTTTATTGACCAAAACGGATTTGCAAAACGATAGTGCGGCTTTAATCAAATTAAAAGAGCGCTTGTGGGCCATTAACCCTAGCACAGAAATTTTTGACAAGAAAAATATAGATTACGAAAGCTTTTTTTCACGCAAAAATAGAGCGCATCGTGTGATCTTGCCAACAAAAGATTCACACTCGCAAGGCTTTGAAACTTTAAGCATTAATTTTGAAGGGGCGATGGAATGGAGCGCGTTTGGGATTTGGCTGAGTTTGTTATTGCATAAATACGGCACACAGATTTTACGCATCAAGGGGATTATTGACATTGGAAGCGATCTTTTGGTGAGCATTAACGGCGTGATGCATGTGATTTACCCGCCTAAGCATATTTTAAAGGATCAAAACGGCTCTAACCTCGTTTTTATCATGCGCCATTTAGAGCGTGAAAAAATCTTAAATTCCTTAAAGGGTTTTAAGGATTTTCTCGGCATCAAGGGTTTTGAAACCCCATAA
- a CDS encoding polysaccharide deacetylase → MAKEILVAYGVDIDAVAGWLGSYGGEDSPDDISRGLFAGEVGIPRLLKLFKKYHLPATWFAPGHSIETFPEQMKMIVDAGHEVGAHGYSHENPIAMTAKQEEDVLLKSVELIKDLTGKAPTGYVAPWWEFSNITNELLLKHGFKYDHSLMHNDFTPYYVRVGDSWSKIDYSLEAKDWMKPLIRGVETNLVEIPANWYLDDLPPMMFIKKSPNSFGFVSPHDIGQMWIDQFDWVYREMDYAVFSMTIHPDVSARPQVLLMHERIIEHINKHDHVRWVTFNEIADDFLKRNPRKK, encoded by the coding sequence ATGGCAAAAGAAATTTTAGTGGCTTATGGTGTGGATATTGATGCGGTGGCTGGTTGGTTAGGGAGCTATGGTGGGGAGGATTCGCCTGATGATATTTCGCGCGGGCTTTTTGCGGGTGAAGTGGGGATCCCACGGCTTTTGAAATTGTTTAAAAAATACCATCTCCCTGCGACTTGGTTTGCGCCGGGGCATTCTATTGAAACTTTTCCTGAACAAATGAAAATGATCGTGGATGCAGGGCATGAAGTGGGCGCGCATGGGTATTCGCATGAAAACCCTATCGCTATGACGGCCAAGCAAGAAGAAGATGTTTTGTTAAAAAGCGTTGAGTTGATTAAAGATCTCACCGGCAAAGCCCCCACAGGCTATGTGGCGCCGTGGTGGGAGTTTTCCAATATCACTAATGAATTGCTTTTAAAACACGGCTTCAAATACGACCACTCGCTCATGCACAATGATTTTACGCCCTATTATGTGCGCGTGGGGGATAGTTGGAGCAAGATTGATTATAGTTTGGAAGCCAAGGATTGGATGAAGCCTTTAATCCGTGGGGTGGAAACAAATTTAGTGGAAATCCCTGCGAACTGGTATTTGGACGATTTACCGCCGATGATGTTCATCAAAAAATCCCCCAATAGTTTTGGTTTTGTAAGCCCGCACGATATAGGGCAAATGTGGATCGATCAATTTGATTGGGTTTATCGTGAGATGGATTATGCGGTGTTTAGCATGACAATCCACCCTGATGTGAGCGCCCGTCCGCAAGTATTGCTCATGCATGAAAGAATCATTGAGCATATCAACAAACATGATCATGTGCGTTGGGTAACATTCAATGAAATCGCTGACGATTTCTTAAAACGAAACCCTAGAAAAAAATAG
- a CDS encoding carbon-nitrogen hydrolase family protein: protein MKTKNPAKRILKTAVIQMQSKPYALNENLQLALNLAKEAHDKGANLIILPELFDSGYCVNDKDADFGLDFKAIEHGKETLKNESLRALSNFAKSNKVHLVACSIEKTNQKLYDSAYIIPPKGGIVGKHRKIYLWGDEKSRFKRGKKYEVFTLDFGDFSTKVGLQICYEIGFGVGANLLALQGAEILIYPSAFGKARAYNWDLLSKARALENGCFVCACNHSGEETNTQLKQTLEFAGDSRIIAPNGKIIAQATKLNEVIIAEMDLNEVALQRQKIPYLQDFDTKLTKKGFGKLT from the coding sequence TTGAAAACAAAAAATCCCGCTAAAAGAATCCTAAAAACCGCCGTGATTCAAATGCAATCCAAACCCTACGCCTTAAATGAAAACCTGCAATTAGCACTCAATCTGGCCAAAGAAGCCCACGACAAAGGTGCAAATCTCATTATTTTACCGGAATTGTTTGATAGCGGTTATTGCGTGAATGATAAGGATGCGGATTTTGGGTTGGATTTTAAAGCGATAGAGCATGGAAAGGAAACCCTAAAAAACGAGTCGTTGAGAGCGTTAAGTAATTTTGCAAAATCTAATAAAGTACATCTAGTGGCGTGTAGCATTGAAAAAACCAATCAAAAACTCTACGATAGCGCTTATATCATTCCACCAAAAGGCGGGATCGTTGGAAAGCACCGCAAGATCTATTTGTGGGGCGATGAAAAATCGCGCTTCAAAAGGGGTAAAAAATACGAGGTTTTTACGCTAGATTTTGGGGATTTTAGCACGAAAGTGGGTTTGCAAATTTGCTATGAAATCGGCTTTGGCGTGGGCGCGAATCTTTTAGCGTTACAAGGAGCAGAGATTTTAATCTATCCTAGCGCGTTTGGCAAAGCTAGGGCTTATAACTGGGATTTATTGAGCAAGGCTAGAGCGTTAGAAAATGGCTGTTTTGTGTGCGCGTGCAATCATAGTGGGGAAGAAACTAATACTCAATTAAAACAAACGCTAGAATTTGCCGGCGATTCAAGAATCATCGCGCCCAACGGGAAAATCATCGCGCAAGCCACCAAACTCAATGAGGTCATTATCGCTGAAATGGATTTGAACGAAGTGGCACTGCAACGCCAAAAAATCCCTTATTTACAAGATTTTGACACCAAACTCACCAAAAAGGGGTTTGGAAAACTCACTTAA
- a CDS encoding AtpZ/AtpI family protein: MNFLKKPKYYKFIEGANYLSLGLSMVVAILMGVAIGYGLKKLTHISWLFWLGVIWGVLASFLNVYKAYKNMQKDYEELAKDPKYTQNKTK, from the coding sequence GTGAATTTTTTGAAAAAGCCAAAGTATTATAAATTCATAGAGGGGGCGAATTATTTGAGCTTAGGGCTTTCTATGGTGGTAGCGATCCTTATGGGCGTGGCTATAGGCTATGGGCTTAAAAAACTCACTCACATTTCGTGGCTTTTTTGGCTTGGGGTTATTTGGGGCGTGTTAGCGAGCTTTCTCAATGTCTATAAGGCTTATAAAAACATGCAAAAAGACTATGAAGAACTAGCCAAAGACCCTAAATATACACAAAACAAAACAAAATAA
- the hemL gene encoding glutamate-1-semialdehyde-2,1-aminomutase, with the protein MELLHSINDFNEAKQVIAGGVNSPVRAFKSVKGTPPFILKGKGAYLYDVDNNHYIDFVQSWGPLIFGHADEEIEENIINALKKGTSFGAPTELETTLAKEIISCYEGLDKVRLVNSGTEATMSAIRLARAYSQKDDLIKFEGCYHGHSDSLLVKAGSGCATFGSPSSLGVPNDFSKHTLVARYNDLNSTEECFKKGDVGCVIIEPIAGNMGLVPAQKEFLLGLKALCEKYQAVLILDEVMSGFRASLSGSQEFYGVVPDLVTFGKVIGAGLPLACFGGRAEIMDLLSPIGGVYQAGTLSGNPLAVCAGLSALYKIKRDKTLYARLNALAVRLTQGLQKSAQSYNIALQTLNMGSMFGFFFNENAVRDFDDALKSDTEMFAKFHQKMLFKGVYLACSSFETGFICEPMNEEMIDLAVAKADESFDEIIKGV; encoded by the coding sequence ATGGAGTTGTTGCACAGCATTAATGATTTTAATGAAGCCAAGCAGGTGATCGCTGGGGGGGTCAATTCACCTGTCAGGGCGTTTAAGAGCGTTAAAGGCACTCCCCCCTTTATTTTAAAAGGCAAGGGGGCGTATCTTTATGATGTGGATAACAACCATTATATAGATTTTGTGCAAAGCTGGGGGCCTTTGATTTTTGGGCATGCGGATGAAGAGATTGAAGAAAATATTATTAATGCATTAAAAAAAGGCACTTCTTTTGGCGCTCCCACAGAGTTAGAAACCACTTTAGCTAAGGAAATCATTTCTTGTTATGAAGGCTTAGATAAGGTGCGTTTAGTCAATAGCGGCACAGAAGCGACCATGAGCGCGATACGACTCGCTAGAGCTTATAGCCAAAAAGACGATTTGATCAAGTTTGAAGGGTGCTACCATGGGCATAGCGACTCCTTATTGGTGAAAGCGGGTAGCGGGTGTGCTACTTTTGGATCTCCTTCTTCTTTAGGCGTGCCGAACGATTTTAGCAAACACACTCTAGTGGCTCGTTATAACGATTTAAACTCCACAGAAGAATGCTTTAAAAAAGGCGATGTGGGTTGCGTTATCATTGAACCCATTGCCGGGAATATGGGGTTAGTGCCAGCTCAAAAAGAGTTTTTATTGGGCTTAAAGGCTTTGTGTGAAAAATACCAAGCGGTGCTGATTTTAGATGAAGTGATGAGCGGTTTTAGAGCGAGTTTGAGCGGTTCGCAAGAATTTTATGGCGTGGTGCCGGATCTGGTAACCTTTGGTAAAGTGATAGGTGCTGGGCTTCCTTTGGCGTGTTTTGGGGGGCGCGCGGAAATTATGGACTTGCTCTCACCCATTGGAGGCGTGTATCAAGCCGGCACATTGAGCGGTAACCCTTTGGCGGTGTGTGCGGGGTTGAGCGCACTTTATAAAATCAAAAGAGACAAAACCCTTTATGCTCGCTTAAACGCTTTAGCCGTTCGTTTGACTCAAGGCTTACAAAAGAGCGCTCAAAGCTATAACATCGCCTTACAAACGCTCAATATGGGGAGCATGTTTGGCTTTTTCTTTAACGAAAATGCGGTGCGTGATTTTGATGACGCTTTAAAAAGCGATACGGAGATGTTTGCAAAATTCCACCAAAAAATGCTCTTTAAGGGCGTGTATTTGGCATGTTCAAGCTTTGAAACCGGCTTTATTTGCGAGCCTATGAATGAAGAGATGATTGATTTAGCGGTTGCAAAAGCCGATGAAAGTTTTGATGAAATCATAAAAGGTGTGTGA